The proteins below come from a single Aspergillus oryzae RIB40 DNA, chromosome 5 genomic window:
- the pex4 gene encoding putative ubiquitin conjugating enzyme (UbcJ) (ubiquitin-protein ligase) — MASSSTVKRLLSELKNYTNNPNEHLLHLGLVDNDDLFQWEAVLKGVKGTPYEGGLWSLSITIPPNYPNAPPTIRFNTRISHPNISFTTGEICLTLLTTEHWTPAYTLSQTLTEIHQLLTNPEPDSPLNVDVAVLLRDGDIPAWESIVRYWTEEERWQGPESASFSRA; from the exons ATGGCGtcatcctccaccgtcaAACGCCTCCTCAGCGAACTGAAAAACTACACAAACAACCCGAATGAgcacctcctccacctcggACTCGTCGACAACGATGACCTCTTCCAGTGGGAGGCAGTACTCAAGGGTGTAAAGGGAACTCCATACGAAG GTGGCCTGTGGTCCCTCTCAATAACAATCCCCCCAAATTACCCCAACGCACCACCCACAATCCGCTTCAACACCCGAATCTCCCACCCCAacatctccttcaccaccgGCGAAATCTGCCTCACCCTTCTCACAACGGAGCACTGGACTCCCGCGTATACGCTCTCGCAAACCCTGACGGAGATTCACCAGCTCCTGACGAACCCAGAACCCGATAGTCCGTTGAATGTGGATGTGGCGGTCTTGTTGAGAGACGGGGATATCCCGGCTTGGGAGAGTATCGTGCGGTATTGgacggaagaggagaggTGGCAGGGTCCCGAGTCCGCTTCTTTTTCGCGGGCTTAG
- a CDS encoding endonuclease III domain-containing protein (endonuclease III), with protein sequence MREANPTAPVDTMGCAELYWRASSPRDRRFQTLVALMLSSQTKDTVTAVAMQRLHTELGDGEAPLIETSMIKEEPDEDTFKLEKPLRDSTLNLENILAVSPERLNELIGKVGFHNNKTKYIKAAAIILRDQYQSDIPSTAEELMKLPGVGLKMAYLCMSAAWGKHEGIGVDVHVHRITNLWGWNKTKTPEDTRKALESWLPKDKWHEINKLLVGLGQTVCLPVGRKCGDCDLAGTKLCKSEIRGLVSSRKVDAKEESVEGGVEVKIEGE encoded by the coding sequence ATGCGCGAGGCTAACCCGACGGCTCCGGTTGATACCATGGGGTGTGCCGAATTGTATTGGCGAGCATCATCTCCGCGAGACCGACGATTTCAGACTCTCGTTGCGCTGATGCTGTCTTCTCAAACGAAGGACACCGTCACGGCCGTGGCGATGCAGCGATTGCACACTGAACTTGGGGATGGCGAAGCTCCTCTGATAGAGACTAGTAtgatcaaggaagagccaGACGAAGATACTTTTAAGTTAGAAAAGCCTCTCAGAGACAGTACTTTGAATCTCGAGAATATTCTGGCTGTTTCCCCCGAGCGCCTGAACGAATTGATCGGTAAGGTGGGCTtccacaacaacaagaccaaGTATATCAAGGCCGCGGCTATCATTCTTCGTGATCAGTACCAGAGTGACATTCCATCCACTGCCGAGGAGTTAATGAAGCTCCCCGGAGTAGGTCTGAAGATGGCATATCTCTGTATGAGCGCCGCTTGGGGAAAGCATGAAGGTATTGGAGTTGATGTCCACGTTCATCGCATAACGAACCTCTGGGGCTGGAATAAGACGAAAACACCGGAGGACACTCGCAAGGCACTGGAGTCATGGTTGCCAAAGGATAAATGGCACGAGATCAACAAGCTTCTTGTTGGGCTGGGACAGACGGTCTGCTTACCAGTAGGTAGGAAATGCGGGGATTGTGACCTCGCGGGGACGAAACTATGCAAAAGCGAGATCAGAGGCCTTGTATCTAGCAGGAAGGTTGATGCTAAGGAGGAGAGTGTTGAAGGCGGAGTGGAAGTAAAAATCGAGGGGGAGTGA